From Actinosynnema mirum DSM 43827, a single genomic window includes:
- a CDS encoding serine/threonine-protein kinase, which yields MSGPHEGAAAPRIIGNRYALLAELGRGAMGVVWRAHDNLINRKVAIKELHLPEGLPPQEVQVLQQRVLREARTAGALNDPAVVTVFDVIVENGVTYIVMELVEGQPLDTLVKRNGPMAAEHVAGIGLRVLSALQAAHGAGIVHRDVKPGNILVCPDGQVKLTDFGIAQAVDDPGLTLNNAIIGSPAYLSPERVRGEAATPASDLWAFGATLAYAVEGSAPFQRTSTASTLHAIMNETPQLRLAHGSVAAAIAGLLAADPRARLTATQAAALLSGNATRPVAVAAGPTADTGQVARRPAPAKRAPVLIAAGVVALLLATGAFFAGRALSDSTEAAGSTPTGSGSDAPRTELDVTFYSFGRQGDIPVWAMGQQGCGTNLITKGAAFDWQQNVDCSQPHKIERYAAETPFYDRAEKGLAVPYPGQEWFRDYALHYCDLHARTVRVSADERDAFVFYAMAPTKEEWEYKDGEAVGAKEVVCVLAGKDGADRTGSARG from the coding sequence GTGAGCGGTCCACACGAAGGCGCTGCGGCGCCGAGGATCATCGGGAACCGGTACGCGCTGCTGGCCGAGCTGGGCCGGGGCGCCATGGGCGTGGTCTGGCGAGCCCACGACAACCTCATCAACCGCAAGGTCGCCATCAAGGAGCTGCACCTGCCCGAGGGGCTGCCGCCCCAGGAGGTGCAGGTGCTCCAGCAGCGGGTGCTGCGCGAGGCCCGCACGGCGGGCGCGCTCAACGACCCCGCCGTGGTCACCGTGTTCGACGTGATCGTCGAGAACGGCGTGACCTACATCGTCATGGAGCTGGTGGAGGGGCAGCCGCTGGACACCCTGGTCAAGCGCAACGGCCCCATGGCCGCCGAGCACGTGGCGGGCATCGGCCTGCGGGTGCTCTCCGCGCTCCAGGCCGCGCACGGCGCGGGCATCGTGCACCGCGACGTCAAGCCCGGCAACATCCTGGTGTGCCCGGACGGGCAGGTGAAGCTGACCGACTTCGGCATCGCCCAGGCCGTCGACGACCCCGGCCTGACCCTGAACAACGCCATCATCGGCTCACCCGCCTACCTGTCGCCGGAGCGGGTGCGCGGCGAGGCGGCCACCCCGGCCTCCGACCTGTGGGCGTTCGGCGCGACCCTGGCCTACGCGGTCGAGGGCTCGGCCCCGTTCCAGCGCACCTCGACCGCGTCCACCCTGCACGCGATCATGAACGAGACGCCGCAGCTGCGCCTGGCGCACGGCTCGGTCGCCGCCGCCATCGCGGGCCTGCTCGCCGCCGACCCCAGGGCCCGGCTCACCGCCACCCAGGCCGCCGCGCTGCTGTCCGGCAACGCGACCAGGCCCGTGGCCGTCGCCGCAGGCCCCACCGCCGACACCGGGCAGGTCGCCCGGCGGCCCGCGCCCGCCAAGCGGGCCCCGGTGCTCATCGCCGCGGGCGTGGTGGCGCTGCTGCTGGCCACCGGCGCGTTCTTCGCCGGGCGGGCCCTGTCCGACTCGACCGAGGCGGCGGGCTCCACCCCGACCGGGAGCGGCTCGGACGCGCCGAGGACGGAGCTGGACGTGACGTTCTACAGCTTCGGCAGGCAGGGCGACATCCCGGTGTGGGCCATGGGCCAGCAGGGCTGCGGCACCAACCTGATCACCAAGGGCGCGGCGTTCGACTGGCAGCAGAACGTGGACTGCTCGCAGCCGCACAAGATCGAGCGGTACGCGGCGGAGACCCCGTTCTACGACCGCGCCGAGAAGGGCCTCGCGGTGCCCTACCCCGGTCAGGAGTGGTTCCGGGACTACGCGCTGCACTACTGCGACCTGCACGCGCGGACCGTGCGGGTGAGCGCCGACGAGCGCGACGCGTTCGTGTTCTACGCCATGGCCCCCACCAAGGAGGAGTGGGAGTACAAGGACGGCGAGGCGGTCGGCGCCAAGGAGGTCGTGTGCGTCCTGGCGGGCAAGGACGGGGCCGACCGGACCGGCAGCGCGCGCGGCTGA